CGGCAGCGCCGGACAGGCGCTCGGCCAGGTTGTCGCCCGCCTGTATCATGATCTCCAGCTCGTCCGACAGCGCGCGCGCCTTGTTGACTTTATCCTGCAACTGGTCGCCGCCCGCCAGCACGGCATCCTTCAGCGCCTTGATCGCGCCTTCGGCGCGGGATGATGCAAGGTTCAGCGCCGCGATCAACTGCTCGAAGGCCTGTTTATCCGCCTGCATCTTGTTGAACTGTTCCGACAGGCGGCGGGCATACATGATGGTGGCGCCTAATGCCGCCAAAATCACTACGTCGAAAATCAGGCCGACCATCGGGTTCATTTACTGGTCCTCGGATTTCTCGGGCTCGATATATTCCTCGATGCTGCAGGCGATCTGGCCCTGCTTCTGGCCGACTTTGGCCATGAACATCGCATGTTCGCCGACGCGCATTTCGATCAGGTCGTTGGGGCGCGTGTTCAGCATAAAGGTAGAGCCGATTTCAAGATTGACGAGGTCGTCGAGCGGAATGGTGGTTTCGCCCAGAATGGCAGACAGCTGGATATCGGTCTGGAACAGTTCGCGCGTCAGGTGGGTTTCCCAAATGGTGTCGCGGCCGAATTTTTCACCCATGAACATCTGCAGCAGAAGTTCGCGGATCGGTTCCAGCGTCGCATAGGGGATCATGATCTCGACGCGGCCCGAACGGTCGCCCATATCGATGCGCAGCCGCACCAGCACGCCCGCGTTGTTGCTCTGCGTAATGGTCGCAAAGCGCGGGTTGGTTTCGATGCGGTCAAGGCGGAAGCTGACGGGCGACAGCGGGTCGAAAGCCGATGACAGGTCGTTCAGCACGACATGCAGCATGCGCTCGATCAGTTTCGTTTCGATCGTGGTATAGGGGCGGCCCTCGACGCGCAGCGCGGAAGTGCCGCGGCGGCCGCCCAGCAAAACGTCCACAATCGAGTAAATCAGCGAACTGTCGATGAC
This sequence is a window from Alphaproteobacteria bacterium. Protein-coding genes within it:
- the fliM gene encoding flagellar motor switch protein FliM, which translates into the protein MTAPPKNPADVEVTAEDKMKLEQEWAAQQHDEDAPQDEGRILDQKEIDSLLGFDDPGGKSEKTGIMELINSALVNYERLPMLDIVFDRLVRLMSTSLRNLTSDNVEISLDHISSVRFGDYLNSIPLPAMLGIFRAEEWDDHGLMVIDSSLIYSIVDVLLGGRRGTSALRVEGRPYTTIETKLIERMLHVVLNDLSSAFDPLSPVSFRLDRIETNPRFATITQSNNAGVLVRLRIDMGDRSGRVEIMIPYATLEPIRELLLQMFMGEKFGRDTIWETHLTRELFQTDIQLSAILGETTIPLDDLVNLEIGSTFMLNTRPNDLIEMRVGEHAMFMAKVGQKQGQIACSIEEYIEPEKSEDQ